One window from the genome of Jeotgalibaca sp. MA1X17-3 encodes:
- a CDS encoding RidA family protein — protein sequence MGKIEKRLEELGIELPNAPEAMASYVVVQKVDDMLYFSGASPMKDGKPTMQGILGKDFTIEEGYDGARQAGLLLLSQLKKAVGDLDNVEQIVKLFGIVASSNDFFEHPAVINGASELFVEVFGEKGKHARSAIGTSVLPWNLPLEVEMIVKVKAK from the coding sequence ATGGGTAAAATTGAAAAGAGATTGGAAGAACTAGGCATTGAATTACCAAATGCACCAGAGGCAATGGCTAGCTATGTAGTTGTTCAAAAAGTCGATGATATGCTGTATTTTTCAGGAGCTAGTCCTATGAAGGACGGAAAACCTACTATGCAAGGGATTTTAGGGAAAGATTTTACGATAGAAGAAGGTTATGATGGAGCACGTCAAGCCGGATTGTTACTATTAAGCCAATTAAAAAAAGCTGTCGGAGATTTGGATAACGTAGAACAAATCGTCAAATTATTTGGAATTGTTGCTAGTTCAAATGATTTCTTTGAACATCCAGCAGTTATAAATGGAGCCTCGGAGCTATTTGTCGAAGTATTTGGAGAAAAAGGAAAGCATGCAAGATCAGCTATAGGTACTAGCGTTTTGCCATGGAACCTCCCCCTTGAAGTAGAAATGATTGTGAAAGTTAAAGCAAAATAA
- a CDS encoding phosphate acyltransferase, which yields MLKDFKDLIEEVKATGIHTVSVAAAEDKELLLAVKEAMDLGFVKPILVGNEEEIRKIVKEIGMDEVEIINSPTPEESATLAVKLVKDQRASVLMKGLVNTSVYMRAILNRENGLRTGKLISLMAVYQLPGYHKLLYCTDSGVNVAPNLEQKKDILSNALEAMKRIGVEEPKVAVLAANEMVDPKIPATVDAQGLVDYVKSGEAPSCTIEGPIAFDVAFDQTAALHKGIDSKVSGDVDLLVFPNIETGNILGKSWLHFNRAKWAGIVLGASNPIILGSRSDTAEIKINSIALACLAAKNS from the coding sequence ATGTTAAAAGACTTCAAAGATTTAATCGAAGAAGTAAAAGCAACTGGAATACATACAGTCAGTGTGGCAGCAGCGGAAGACAAAGAACTTCTATTGGCAGTCAAAGAAGCAATGGATCTTGGGTTTGTCAAACCTATACTAGTAGGGAATGAAGAAGAAATAAGGAAAATAGTAAAAGAAATCGGTATGGATGAGGTTGAAATCATCAATAGCCCAACTCCGGAAGAGTCAGCTACCCTTGCAGTAAAACTAGTGAAAGATCAAAGAGCTAGCGTCTTGATGAAAGGATTAGTAAATACTAGTGTTTACATGCGTGCGATTCTAAATCGTGAGAATGGCCTACGAACGGGAAAACTTATTAGTTTAATGGCTGTTTACCAATTACCTGGTTATCATAAACTTCTCTACTGTACAGATAGTGGTGTAAATGTGGCTCCTAATTTAGAGCAGAAGAAAGATATCTTATCTAATGCCTTAGAAGCGATGAAACGAATAGGTGTGGAAGAACCTAAAGTAGCTGTTTTAGCAGCAAATGAAATGGTAGATCCTAAAATCCCAGCTACTGTAGATGCACAAGGTCTAGTCGATTACGTAAAAAGTGGAGAAGCACCTTCTTGTACGATTGAAGGACCTATCGCATTTGATGTTGCTTTCGATCAAACGGCAGCACTCCATAAAGGCATTGATAGTAAAGTTTCAGGAGATGTTGATTTACTCGTATTTCCAAATATTGAAACGGGGAATATTCTTGGTAAATCTTGGCTGCATTTTAATCGAGCAAAATGGGCTGGAATCGTTTTAGGTGCTTCCAATCCAATTATCTTAGGATCCCGTTCTGATACGGCAGAAATCAAAATAAATTCAATTGCACTCGCTTGTTTAGCAGCAAAAAATTCATAA
- a CDS encoding nitrate/nitrite transporter produces the protein MKKNPKLFLTIFFFGTAYALQYALPFIQYVLYNPLVATLDVTNAQLGVLIAIFGIGNIVGAPIGGWFADRFSYKTIYIISMFGTSALSFLFAFNLNYQFAVYIWIGLAVSALFAFYPSHIKAVRMLGDEESQGKIFGLSESASGIGSVIVNSLALFLFGRAATEALGLQAAIIGYGVASLLVGIVLYFLMESPAENENVDEDAEERIGLKDYWIVLKFPGTWLAGMAIFVTYTLYTTLTYFTPYFTDVLGVTVAFSGGLAIVRTYLLRFVGAPIGGYIGDRIHSVTKVLGISFLASAIIILAFLGLPATTSTTIIIILTLLISTFTFMARGNMFAVPAEVKSPTKYAAMTAGITCAIGFAPDLFQFTMYGSWLDNYGNDGYRYIFIYAVVILVVGIINSILTLMYKKHQAKQEIISK, from the coding sequence ATGAAAAAAAATCCAAAGCTTTTCCTAACCATCTTTTTCTTTGGTACTGCGTATGCTTTACAATATGCACTACCATTCATTCAGTACGTACTTTATAATCCCTTAGTTGCTACGTTAGATGTTACAAACGCTCAGCTAGGTGTATTGATTGCTATCTTTGGAATTGGAAATATTGTAGGAGCTCCTATTGGCGGTTGGTTTGCGGATCGCTTCAGCTATAAAACCATTTATATTATATCCATGTTCGGAACTTCGGCACTTAGTTTCTTATTCGCTTTTAACTTGAATTATCAATTTGCTGTTTATATCTGGATTGGTTTAGCAGTTTCTGCACTTTTTGCATTCTATCCTTCCCATATCAAAGCAGTTCGTATGCTAGGAGATGAAGAAAGCCAAGGAAAAATCTTTGGACTTAGTGAATCAGCTTCAGGAATTGGGAGCGTAATTGTTAACTCTTTAGCTCTGTTCTTGTTTGGAAGAGCAGCTACAGAAGCATTAGGTCTTCAAGCAGCTATTATTGGGTACGGTGTTGCTTCCTTATTAGTAGGAATTGTTCTTTACTTCTTGATGGAATCTCCTGCTGAAAATGAAAATGTTGACGAAGACGCGGAAGAACGTATCGGCCTGAAAGACTATTGGATTGTATTGAAATTTCCAGGAACGTGGCTTGCGGGTATGGCAATCTTTGTTACTTACACTTTATACACAACATTAACTTACTTTACTCCTTACTTTACAGATGTATTAGGCGTTACGGTTGCCTTCTCTGGAGGATTAGCAATTGTTCGTACATACTTGTTACGTTTTGTAGGAGCTCCAATTGGAGGATACATTGGAGATAGAATTCACTCGGTAACGAAGGTATTAGGAATTTCTTTCCTGGCGTCTGCCATTATCATTCTTGCATTCCTAGGATTACCTGCAACGACAAGCACGACAATCATTATTATCTTAACACTGTTAATTTCTACCTTCACTTTTATGGCTCGTGGAAACATGTTTGCTGTGCCAGCGGAAGTTAAATCACCAACTAAATATGCTGCAATGACTGCTGGGATTACTTGTGCAATCGGTTTTGCTCCTGACTTATTCCAATTTACGATGTATGGATCTTGGTTGGATAATTATGGTAATGACGGGTACCGATACATCTTCATTTATGCAGTAGTGATCTTAGTAGTTGGAATTATCAACTCCATTTTGACTCTTATGTATAAAAAGCATCAAGCAAAACAAGAAATAATCTCAAAATAA
- the pdhA gene encoding pyruvate dehydrogenase (acetyl-transferring) E1 component subunit alpha, translating to MAKKTKQILDFDAIVKGYEESFPMYQVLNELGEIVNEDLDPKLSDEDLVQLMKNMVWARTYDQRVTMLNRQGALGNYAPMGGQEASEIAPQFATRKGDFFAGTYRDLIPLIFHGLPIFQAFLYYKGHYKANQYEPDFQGYVPQVIVGGHVTNAMGVAVGYQKKGKKNIVLSYNGDGATSQGDFYEGLNFAGVYKAPFIAIIQNNGYGISVPVDRQTNAKVLAQKAVGVGIPGVQVDGMDPLAMYAVTAKAREYALAGNGPVLIDAITYRFGPHSMSDDPTRYRTNEELTEWEQKDPLIRMRIYLEKKGIWTEEMEEEVIEGCKSEIKETVQKIGHVEKMKVSELLGFMYEDAPQNIKEQIAEYKAKEMSENE from the coding sequence ATGGCTAAGAAAACAAAACAAATTTTAGACTTTGATGCAATCGTTAAAGGCTATGAAGAATCCTTTCCAATGTATCAAGTTTTAAATGAATTAGGAGAAATTGTGAATGAGGACTTGGATCCTAAACTATCTGATGAAGATTTGGTTCAGCTAATGAAAAACATGGTATGGGCTAGAACGTATGACCAACGAGTAACCATGTTAAACCGCCAAGGAGCACTTGGAAACTACGCACCAATGGGCGGTCAGGAAGCCAGTGAGATTGCACCTCAGTTTGCAACACGCAAAGGGGACTTTTTTGCAGGAACGTATCGTGACTTAATTCCTTTGATTTTCCATGGGCTTCCTATTTTCCAGGCCTTCTTATATTACAAAGGTCACTATAAAGCAAATCAGTATGAGCCAGATTTTCAAGGATATGTACCACAAGTAATTGTTGGTGGGCATGTTACCAATGCAATGGGAGTTGCGGTTGGGTATCAGAAAAAAGGTAAAAAGAATATTGTACTTTCTTATAATGGGGATGGAGCTACTTCTCAAGGAGATTTCTATGAAGGATTAAACTTCGCTGGTGTTTACAAGGCACCTTTCATTGCCATCATCCAAAATAATGGATATGGAATTTCCGTTCCAGTTGATAGACAAACAAATGCTAAAGTTCTTGCACAAAAAGCTGTAGGTGTTGGAATTCCGGGTGTACAAGTAGACGGTATGGATCCACTTGCTATGTATGCAGTAACTGCAAAAGCTCGTGAATATGCTCTTGCAGGAAATGGTCCTGTTCTTATTGATGCGATTACTTATCGTTTCGGGCCTCACTCTATGTCAGATGATCCAACTCGTTACCGTACAAATGAAGAATTAACTGAATGGGAACAAAAAGATCCACTAATCAGAATGCGTATTTACTTAGAGAAAAAAGGCATTTGGACAGAGGAAATGGAAGAAGAAGTAATTGAAGGATGCAAGAGTGAAATCAAAGAAACGGTTCAAAAAATTGGACATGTTGAAAAAATGAAAGTATCTGAACTTTTAGGTTTCATGTATGAAGATGCTCCTCAAAATATTAAAGAACAGATTGCTGAGTATAAAGCAAAGGAGATGTCCGAGAATGAGTGA
- a CDS encoding alpha-ketoacid dehydrogenase subunit beta: protein MSEKTIVQAITEALDYKLETDPDTLIYGEDVGGNGGVFRVTDGLQTKYGEERVFDTPLAESGIIGMTVGLATAGLRPLPEIQFSGFFLEAISPLIAQMSRMRYRYGGTRSMPVTIRAPYGGGVHTPELHSDSLEGLFSQIPGIRVVIPSNPYDAKGLLISAIESNDPVIFLEHLKLYRSVRAEVPDEAYRVPLDKAAITREGSDVTVIGYGLMVHEALKAAEMLEEDHISVEVVDLRTVSPVDYETIVESVKKTGRCVVVQEAQRQAGTAGKVVSEVAERAFMYLEAPVSRVTAPDSVYPFISAEEVWLPNAKDIANKVKEVYNF from the coding sequence ATGAGTGAAAAAACAATCGTACAAGCTATTACAGAAGCACTAGATTATAAATTAGAAACAGATCCGGATACACTAATTTATGGAGAAGACGTAGGTGGAAACGGTGGAGTTTTCCGTGTTACCGACGGATTGCAAACTAAATATGGTGAGGAACGAGTATTTGATACTCCGTTAGCAGAATCAGGAATTATCGGAATGACAGTTGGTTTAGCTACAGCAGGATTACGTCCTCTTCCAGAAATTCAGTTTTCAGGTTTCTTCTTGGAAGCCATTTCTCCTTTGATCGCTCAAATGTCCCGTATGCGATATCGTTATGGTGGAACAAGAAGTATGCCTGTAACGATTCGTGCTCCTTATGGTGGTGGAGTTCATACACCAGAATTACACTCAGATAGTTTAGAAGGATTGTTCTCACAAATTCCTGGTATCCGTGTAGTCATTCCAAGTAACCCTTATGATGCGAAAGGTTTGTTGATTTCGGCAATTGAAAGTAACGATCCTGTTATCTTCTTAGAACACTTAAAATTATATCGTTCTGTAAGAGCGGAAGTTCCAGATGAGGCATATAGAGTACCACTAGATAAAGCCGCTATTACAAGAGAAGGTTCAGATGTAACCGTTATTGGATATGGTTTGATGGTTCATGAAGCCTTAAAAGCAGCTGAAATGTTAGAAGAAGATCATATTTCTGTTGAAGTAGTTGACTTGAGAACAGTCTCCCCAGTGGATTATGAAACTATTGTAGAATCTGTTAAGAAAACAGGTCGCTGTGTCGTTGTTCAAGAAGCACAACGTCAAGCTGGAACAGCAGGAAAAGTAGTTTCTGAAGTTGCAGAGAGAGCATTTATGTACTTAGAAGCACCAGTATCTCGTGTAACGGCACCTGACTCTGTTTATCCATTTATTTCTGCAGAAGAAGTATGGCTTCCAAATGCAAAAGACATTGCTAACAAAGTAAAAGAAGTTTACAACTTCTAA